In Candidatus Hydrogenedentota bacterium, one genomic interval encodes:
- a CDS encoding GNAT family N-acetyltransferase has product MITGAYSYIRGTEHDDVAALAALYRDGVLRAGLLDGRREPILPTLEELAEFLNRKEFAESAFYTIEDRTGGIRGFCTLRGLNPEARHCEYSLLFLDESDYGDPLAGEATGVMLERAFVRWGLRKVVATCLESESAFRAHLARHGFVSAGVQRDVLHARGRWHNMESLYRGNPQSEPTQIGAPNHAL; this is encoded by the coding sequence GTGATCACGGGCGCCTACAGCTACATTCGCGGCACGGAACACGATGACGTGGCGGCGCTCGCGGCCCTCTACCGCGACGGCGTGTTGCGCGCCGGGTTGCTGGATGGCCGCCGGGAACCGATACTGCCCACCCTGGAGGAGCTCGCGGAGTTCCTCAACCGCAAGGAATTCGCCGAAAGCGCCTTCTACACCATAGAGGACCGCACGGGCGGCATTCGCGGCTTCTGCACGCTACGCGGCCTCAATCCGGAAGCCCGCCATTGCGAATACAGCCTGCTGTTCCTCGACGAATCCGATTATGGGGATCCCCTGGCCGGCGAGGCGACGGGCGTCATGCTGGAGCGCGCGTTTGTGCGCTGGGGCCTCCGCAAGGTGGTCGCCACGTGCCTCGAATCCGAGTCGGCGTTTAGAGCCCACCTGGCGCGGCACGGCTTCGTTTCCGCCGGCGTGCAACGCGATGTGCTCCACGCGCGGGGACGCTGGCACAATATGGAATCCCTCTACCGCGGCAATCCCCAAAGTGAACCCACGCAGATCGGCGCCCCGAACCATGCCCTATAA
- a CDS encoding SPASM domain-containing protein, translating to MGAPALHRFEQGGKRFVVDTETCFCFECDAVSWAVLEHYPETPVNRIAHLVGQDHPRREVEEVIGELEWLRSTKAILPRRSPAELLKQFEVARALQRVDVWTDGDCVVLEGAMALLLGRSRDRDAIALHIHPGGPASRLLESVDAAFRNARLAGKSLEIVLEAPVSLSGRDARALGPHGLSLAWSVAPDAPADALRAFDAALGKGLSGLAGVLEGATAILTPASGAFRDAVVHLHGAGFTRIEIDLSAAYQRDPGLDPAAVLEGMRAAAVYYAQQLLAGKHFRLEPIAATFHQIYEGAPRPRSDASGTHELAIDARGELYPSRYFAGQDAFRLGNLADGRIDEDRRAPFDDLGAISTSPCNTCWARNLCGGGHSAIHAARTGAIRTPDPAWCDRQRDWFASAIAAFNLLSSQGVNFDRIYQSVQPAGRLSLWQAAKAAMTLKAGVRPIAEADAPLLARWENWSESVYFLGNEYGTFLATRYDREMDSLHPRGIEQELVIISRRGDPIGLLKIRPEPRLQLARVWIYLRNPQQYADPGLRRSFRHILGEAARHDAFSTLVAAAGPGDPGLGDFLLASGFTHAGRERAALFLHDAYHDIDMYSVRLS from the coding sequence ATGGGCGCGCCGGCATTACATCGCTTCGAGCAGGGCGGCAAGCGTTTCGTGGTGGACACGGAGACCTGCTTCTGTTTCGAGTGCGATGCGGTGTCGTGGGCCGTGCTCGAACACTATCCCGAAACGCCGGTGAACCGCATCGCGCACCTGGTCGGGCAGGATCACCCCCGCCGCGAGGTGGAGGAGGTGATAGGCGAACTCGAATGGCTCCGATCCACGAAAGCGATCCTGCCGCGGCGAAGCCCCGCGGAGCTGCTCAAGCAATTCGAGGTGGCGCGCGCCCTGCAACGGGTGGACGTCTGGACGGATGGTGACTGCGTGGTCCTCGAGGGGGCGATGGCGTTGCTTCTCGGGCGCTCGCGCGACCGGGATGCGATCGCGCTCCACATCCATCCCGGCGGGCCGGCCTCGCGGCTGCTGGAATCGGTCGATGCCGCCTTCCGCAACGCGCGGCTCGCGGGAAAATCGCTCGAAATCGTCCTGGAGGCGCCCGTATCGCTGTCCGGCCGCGATGCGCGCGCCTTGGGCCCGCACGGGCTGTCCCTCGCCTGGAGCGTCGCGCCGGACGCGCCCGCGGACGCCCTGCGCGCTTTTGACGCGGCGCTGGGAAAGGGCCTCTCGGGGCTGGCCGGCGTCCTGGAGGGCGCCACGGCCATCCTGACCCCCGCGTCGGGCGCGTTCCGGGATGCCGTCGTTCATCTGCACGGCGCGGGCTTCACGCGGATCGAAATAGATCTGTCGGCGGCCTATCAGCGCGATCCCGGCCTGGACCCGGCCGCGGTGCTGGAGGGGATGCGGGCGGCGGCGGTCTACTACGCGCAGCAATTGCTCGCGGGAAAGCATTTTCGTCTGGAGCCGATCGCGGCCACCTTTCACCAGATCTACGAAGGCGCGCCGCGCCCGCGATCCGACGCCAGCGGGACACACGAGCTCGCGATCGATGCGCGGGGTGAGCTCTACCCCTCGCGCTATTTCGCCGGACAGGACGCCTTCCGGCTCGGGAATCTGGCGGACGGGCGAATCGACGAGGACCGGCGGGCGCCGTTCGACGATCTCGGCGCCATCAGCACATCGCCGTGTAATACCTGCTGGGCGCGGAACCTGTGCGGGGGCGGCCACAGCGCCATCCACGCGGCGCGCACCGGCGCCATCCGCACCCCGGATCCGGCCTGGTGCGATCGCCAGCGGGACTGGTTCGCGTCGGCGATCGCCGCGTTCAACCTCCTTTCGTCCCAGGGGGTTAACTTCGACCGGATATACCAGTCCGTACAGCCCGCTGGCCGCCTCTCGCTCTGGCAGGCGGCGAAAGCGGCGATGACGCTGAAGGCGGGCGTCCGGCCCATTGCCGAGGCGGACGCGCCCCTGCTTGCGCGCTGGGAGAACTGGAGCGAATCGGTCTACTTTCTGGGCAACGAATACGGGACCTTCCTCGCGACCCGGTACGACCGCGAAATGGACTCGTTGCACCCACGCGGCATCGAGCAGGAGCTGGTCATTATCTCGCGCCGCGGCGATCCGATTGGGTTGCTGAAGATCCGGCCCGAACCCCGCCTGCAACTGGCGCGCGTGTGGATTTACCTGCGCAACCCACAGCAGTATGCCGATCCCGGCCTGCGGCGGAGCTTCCGGCACATTCTCGGCGAGGCGGCGCGCCATGACGCCTTCTCCACGCTCGTTGCGGCGGCCGGACCGGGGGATCCGGGCCTCGGCGACTTTCTTCTGGCGTCGGGTTTCACCCACGCCGGGCGCGAGCGGGCCGCGCTTTTCCTGCACGACGCCTACCACGACATCGACATGTACAGCGTGCGCCTCTCCTGA
- a CDS encoding response regulator, translating into MGSIVKVVVADDDLYVARFIARVMASLGYCAILCSDGERALHVLEDNPDARLLVTDISMPNMDGRRLLGELRSRENFKKLPVILTSGLARVSEIADLLDVGVTCYLGKPIEVDELRSYAQNLVQHGTVVAPK; encoded by the coding sequence ATGGGATCCATCGTAAAAGTAGTCGTTGCCGATGACGATCTCTATGTCGCCCGCTTCATCGCGCGCGTCATGGCGTCGCTCGGCTACTGCGCCATTCTGTGCAGCGATGGCGAGCGGGCGTTGCACGTGCTCGAGGACAACCCGGACGCGCGCCTGCTGGTGACGGATATCTCCATGCCCAACATGGACGGACGGCGCCTGCTCGGGGAGCTTCGGAGCCGGGAGAACTTCAAGAAGCTGCCGGTCATCCTCACGTCGGGCCTGGCGCGCGTCAGCGAGATCGCCGATCTGCTGGATGTCGGGGTCACGTGTTATCTCGGGAAACCCATTGAGGTGGACGAGCTGCGGAGCTACGCCCAGAATCTGGTCCAGCACGGGACCGTTGTCGCGCCGAAATAG
- a CDS encoding CPBP family intramembrane metalloprotease: MTGLFLGVLAAYLVHAIALHRASGPETEADAETHLHRGMPAPLMPFALFLAVHALESARLSAWLHSPAVLASAGALLMLVMLNQLRRKHLELHGGGAAFRIFYVAGGALQTVLLVLAGYYAWEEGILGRGLFHPQWVILGLAGGHLIFGISLLFSHRSLESLRDIGVYIADPRPVSAYAARSPRQVFACIDVSLIEELVYRVAAQGLLLAWTGNAWAAILVTAVVFSVVHRHFFYNHVVDSAEFLAFSILLGALYHLTGSLTLVVLVHAVRNLEIVYFDQSKDPADGAGSAEPAPRAAIGARWRAPVYSPMHGK; encoded by the coding sequence GTGACAGGGCTCTTTCTCGGCGTGCTGGCCGCATATCTCGTGCACGCGATCGCCTTGCACCGCGCCAGCGGACCGGAAACCGAGGCCGACGCCGAGACCCACCTGCACCGGGGCATGCCGGCCCCGCTCATGCCCTTTGCGCTTTTTCTCGCCGTTCATGCGCTGGAGAGCGCGCGGCTTTCCGCCTGGCTCCATTCGCCGGCCGTGCTGGCGTCCGCTGGGGCGCTGCTCATGCTGGTCATGCTCAACCAGCTTCGACGGAAGCATCTGGAATTGCATGGCGGCGGCGCGGCGTTTCGAATCTTCTACGTGGCGGGCGGCGCGCTTCAGACCGTGCTGCTGGTCCTGGCCGGGTACTACGCCTGGGAGGAGGGGATCCTCGGCCGGGGACTTTTTCACCCGCAATGGGTTATACTGGGGCTGGCGGGCGGCCATCTCATCTTCGGGATATCGCTGCTCTTCAGCCACCGTTCGCTCGAAAGCCTGCGCGATATAGGCGTCTACATCGCCGATCCGCGCCCCGTTTCGGCGTACGCGGCGCGATCGCCCCGGCAGGTCTTCGCGTGCATTGACGTGAGCCTGATCGAGGAGTTGGTGTACCGCGTCGCCGCGCAGGGCTTGCTGCTGGCCTGGACGGGCAACGCCTGGGCCGCAATCCTGGTTACGGCGGTGGTCTTTTCGGTGGTGCACCGGCACTTCTTCTATAATCACGTGGTGGATTCCGCCGAGTTTCTGGCGTTTTCCATCCTGCTCGGCGCGCTCTACCACCTGACGGGAAGCCTTACGCTGGTGGTGCTGGTGCACGCTGTGCGCAATCTGGAAATTGTCTATTTCGACCAATCGAAGGACCCCGCGGACGGTGCGGGCTCCGCGGAACCCGCGCCGCGCGCGGCAATTGGCGCCCGGTGGCGGGCGCCAGTTTATTCCCCCATGCATGGAAAGTGA
- a CDS encoding ABC transporter ATP-binding protein, producing the protein MAVSSEALVRLEGLEKTFILRHFFHKEEEDSKRRVYVRKEVKAVTGVSFDIQPGEIFGLLGPNGAGKTTTVKMLSGLVKPDRGAVYIDGLEVERNRRRVLEKVGVVLEGTRTSMWPLTPLENLAYYGNLKNVSGGILKERSHQLLDFIGLREKKHTQVRHLSRGQKQKLAICIAMIADPKVLLLDEPTTGLDVQSARAIKDKIIEMTREHGKSVLVTTHDMHVAQELCDHIGIIDRGGLVACKPTAELIGLFSDQVYVFRTDREVDTAAFEALPGVLSAVTEQSADGPLLVVNITPEPAARSEALYGVMAGLRDAGHELWSISQRQQNLESVFLQLTTSSI; encoded by the coding sequence ATGGCCGTATCTTCCGAAGCCCTGGTTCGCCTGGAGGGCCTCGAAAAAACCTTTATACTCCGCCACTTCTTCCACAAGGAAGAGGAGGACAGCAAGCGCCGCGTCTACGTCCGCAAGGAAGTGAAGGCGGTCACCGGAGTCAGCTTCGATATCCAGCCCGGCGAAATCTTCGGCCTGCTGGGCCCCAACGGCGCCGGAAAGACGACCACGGTAAAAATGCTCTCGGGCCTCGTGAAGCCGGATCGGGGCGCCGTGTACATCGACGGGCTCGAAGTCGAGCGGAACCGCCGCAGGGTCCTCGAAAAGGTCGGGGTGGTGCTCGAAGGCACGCGCACGAGCATGTGGCCGCTGACGCCGCTGGAAAACCTGGCGTACTACGGCAACCTGAAGAATGTATCGGGCGGCATCCTCAAGGAGCGATCCCACCAGCTCCTGGATTTCATCGGCCTGCGCGAAAAGAAACACACGCAGGTGCGCCACCTCTCGCGCGGCCAGAAGCAGAAGCTGGCGATCTGCATTGCGATGATCGCGGATCCAAAGGTGCTGCTGTTGGACGAGCCCACGACCGGGCTTGACGTGCAGAGCGCGCGCGCCATCAAGGACAAAATCATTGAAATGACGCGGGAACATGGCAAGAGTGTTCTTGTGACCACGCACGATATGCACGTGGCGCAGGAGCTCTGCGATCACATTGGCATCATCGACAGGGGCGGGCTGGTGGCCTGCAAGCCGACGGCGGAACTGATCGGCCTGTTTTCCGATCAGGTCTACGTCTTCCGGACCGATCGCGAAGTCGATACGGCCGCCTTCGAGGCGCTACCCGGCGTCTTGAGCGCGGTAACGGAACAGTCGGCCGATGGGCCGCTGCTGGTGGTGAACATCACCCCGGAACCGGCGGCCCGATCCGAGGCGCTCTACGGGGTGATGGCGGGCCTGCGCGATGCGGGCCACGAGCTCTGGAGCATTTCCCAGCGCCAGCAGAATCTGGAGAGCGTGTTCCTCCAGCTTACAACGAGCAGCATATAA
- a CDS encoding GNAT family N-acetyltransferase, whose amino-acid sequence MPYKTETFIRRAERDDLDTVVRWMESPDFLYFLYGDPARSPRQVREKIVGMLGRATGHTMPGGIYLIVDSAKHGPIGLLSLQNISWRNRSCSIDLYLGQAQLRNKLITASAIYQALEYCFFELNLHRITAYIYSFNTASWRIFEKTGARRELTLKDHVVRDGQPHDLYCYGLLRPEFDALRARHAVAAEGFSLQAMIEMLGAVDPEPAP is encoded by the coding sequence ATGCCCTATAAGACCGAGACCTTTATCCGACGCGCGGAGCGGGACGATCTGGACACGGTGGTGCGCTGGATGGAAAGCCCCGATTTTCTGTACTTTCTGTATGGGGATCCGGCGCGGTCGCCCCGCCAGGTGCGCGAGAAGATCGTGGGCATGCTTGGGCGCGCCACGGGCCACACGATGCCCGGCGGGATCTACCTGATCGTCGACAGCGCGAAACACGGGCCGATCGGTTTGCTTTCGCTGCAAAACATCAGCTGGCGCAACCGTTCGTGCAGCATTGATTTGTATCTTGGCCAGGCCCAGCTCCGGAACAAGCTCATCACCGCCAGCGCCATTTACCAGGCGCTTGAGTACTGCTTTTTCGAGCTGAATCTTCACCGGATCACGGCCTATATCTACAGCTTCAACACGGCTTCGTGGCGGATATTCGAGAAGACTGGCGCCCGGCGCGAATTGACGCTGAAGGACCATGTGGTCCGGGATGGCCAGCCGCACGATCTGTATTGTTATGGCCTGCTGCGGCCCGAATTCGACGCGTTGCGCGCGCGCCACGCGGTCGCGGCGGAGGGCTTCTCCCTCCAGGCGATGATCGAGATGCTCGGCGCGGTGGATCCGGAGCCCGCGCCGTGA
- a CDS encoding ABC transporter permease, whose translation MSFFLVMKAEIVRALIVMRRYWFRTVTGMIMGYGMLLVLIMGFMVSRDEVTSAMDGRFGDAGQATNFVLGFIIGMFAFGIVGMFTQGIQSMAGTGVLEQLCLSPHGLVTNFLARTIVTAVTSIFSSSLMVWMVTATVGGTLHFDPVAVPILLCLTFVNLLGFGFMMGGLVLVFKQVGQVAILIRMGLFALAIFATEEMLNRGFIMAAFMHILPITDAAILLKWTLISNQGIVGDNFENYRPVLQHPSMFFLIVNCAVWFGLGVAVFRFMETWSRAKGTLGTY comes from the coding sequence ATGAGTTTCTTTCTCGTCATGAAAGCCGAAATCGTGCGCGCGCTCATCGTCATGCGCCGCTACTGGTTCCGCACGGTGACCGGCATGATTATGGGGTACGGCATGCTGCTGGTGTTGATCATGGGGTTCATGGTCAGCCGTGACGAAGTGACAAGCGCCATGGACGGGCGTTTCGGCGACGCGGGCCAGGCGACGAATTTCGTCCTGGGATTCATCATTGGCATGTTCGCGTTCGGCATCGTGGGCATGTTTACCCAGGGCATCCAGAGCATGGCCGGGACCGGCGTGCTGGAGCAGCTCTGCCTCAGCCCGCACGGGCTCGTGACCAACTTTCTCGCGCGCACCATCGTCACGGCGGTCACCTCGATCTTCTCTTCGTCGCTCATGGTCTGGATGGTCACCGCCACGGTGGGCGGGACGCTGCACTTCGATCCGGTTGCGGTGCCGATTCTGCTCTGCCTTACCTTCGTAAATCTGCTCGGATTCGGATTCATGATGGGCGGGCTCGTGCTGGTCTTCAAGCAGGTGGGGCAGGTCGCCATTCTCATTCGCATGGGCCTGTTCGCCCTTGCGATTTTCGCCACCGAGGAGATGCTGAACCGGGGCTTCATCATGGCGGCCTTCATGCACATACTGCCGATTACCGACGCCGCCATCCTGCTCAAGTGGACGCTTATCTCCAACCAGGGCATCGTGGGTGACAATTTCGAGAACTACCGCCCGGTATTGCAGCACCCGTCGATGTTCTTTCTGATTGTCAATTGCGCGGTCTGGTTCGGGCTTGGCGTGGCCGTATTCCGCTTTATGGAAACGTGGAGCCGCGCGAAGGGTACGCTGGGGACCTATTGA